A section of the Acidobacterium capsulatum ATCC 51196 genome encodes:
- a CDS encoding ATP-dependent nuclease produces the protein MRVRRLKITHFRGVAEGSVDFTGHTLLVGGNNIGKSTICEALDLVLGPERLFRRPVVDEHDFHCGRYLDKDGNPIEIRIEATLIDLSDEAHRRFRGHARRWDDKKCSFVDEEPEGVDKADNDGVIWALPLIFIGRYDKDEDDFIGNTFFDHPTGEADALDDELENKLGSGRVPFTRAHKRLCGFVFLRTLRTGSRALSLQRGSLLDSVLRLGGSGSVEMWQDTLGRLQALDPAIGDIAQLKQIRDEIRARMGRFVNLADGDESTGFFASDLTREHVREVVRLFIAAQPGKHLVPFARLGTGSINLLVFALLTFIAELKDRQSVIFAMEEPEIALPPHTQRRVTRFVLAEMGQSIVTSHSPYVIEQFEPTQIVILDRDHDGQLTGKPIDQTAIKPKSFRVERRQFAEAILSRAVLVVEGSTEASLFPVASTVLEENLPSDDYMHLDLAGVTIFNAGGDGAVPRYGATFSALGKLSFGFYDKPNSPLTDDAVKNLANYTQYWESPKKGIEALLLDEMPIVVVRRFLEAVKDRSDYPGEPKYQEAMDEPTALSLALKVLKARKGDAYGYAALLVGHCATAEELPKTIREILTTIHDKLQAVPEDLDAPSLLAPEASAE, from the coding sequence ATGCGTGTACGACGGTTGAAAATCACTCATTTTCGTGGCGTAGCTGAAGGCTCCGTTGACTTCACTGGGCACACACTGCTCGTGGGCGGCAACAACATTGGCAAATCTACGATTTGCGAGGCTCTCGACCTCGTTCTCGGCCCCGAGAGGCTATTCCGACGGCCTGTAGTAGATGAGCACGATTTCCATTGTGGGCGCTATCTAGACAAAGACGGCAACCCCATCGAGATTCGTATCGAGGCGACCCTTATTGATCTGTCCGACGAAGCTCATCGTAGATTCCGCGGCCATGCGCGCCGCTGGGACGATAAGAAATGTTCCTTTGTCGATGAAGAGCCCGAAGGCGTGGACAAGGCCGATAACGACGGCGTTATCTGGGCGCTTCCACTGATCTTCATCGGTCGCTATGACAAGGACGAAGACGACTTCATCGGCAATACATTTTTCGATCATCCGACCGGTGAAGCCGATGCGTTAGACGATGAGCTTGAGAACAAGCTGGGCAGTGGGCGGGTGCCGTTCACTCGCGCTCACAAACGCCTGTGCGGCTTCGTTTTTTTGCGCACACTTCGGACCGGATCGCGCGCGCTAAGTCTTCAGAGGGGCTCGCTGCTTGACAGCGTGTTGCGGCTGGGTGGTTCTGGTTCAGTCGAAATGTGGCAAGACACCCTCGGTCGGCTACAGGCGTTGGACCCTGCCATTGGCGATATTGCCCAGCTCAAACAGATACGCGATGAGATTCGGGCGCGCATGGGGCGTTTCGTGAATCTTGCAGACGGTGACGAATCAACTGGATTTTTTGCTTCTGATCTCACTCGCGAACATGTGCGTGAAGTCGTGCGGCTGTTCATTGCCGCCCAACCGGGCAAACATCTTGTACCTTTCGCTCGCCTCGGAACAGGGTCGATAAATCTTCTGGTCTTCGCGTTGCTCACCTTCATTGCTGAACTCAAAGACAGACAATCAGTGATTTTTGCAATGGAGGAACCTGAGATTGCCTTGCCACCGCATACACAGCGACGCGTGACCCGCTTTGTGCTTGCCGAGATGGGACAATCCATTGTTACTTCCCACTCTCCCTACGTCATCGAACAGTTCGAGCCGACACAGATTGTCATTCTTGACCGCGACCATGATGGTCAACTGACGGGAAAACCGATTGACCAAACGGCGATCAAGCCTAAGAGTTTTCGCGTAGAGCGTCGTCAGTTTGCCGAAGCAATCCTGAGTCGAGCCGTTTTAGTGGTGGAGGGCTCGACGGAAGCATCTCTGTTTCCTGTTGCCTCCACGGTGCTGGAAGAAAACCTGCCGTCAGACGACTACATGCACTTAGACCTCGCAGGCGTCACGATCTTCAATGCTGGAGGCGACGGTGCCGTACCTCGCTACGGGGCAACATTTTCTGCTCTGGGCAAACTATCTTTCGGATTCTATGACAAGCCGAATTCACCGTTGACGGACGACGCTGTCAAGAATTTGGCGAACTACACGCAATACTGGGAGTCGCCGAAGAAAGGCATCGAGGCGCTACTGCTCGACGAGATGCCGATCGTCGTTGTGCGGCGCTTCCTTGAGGCGGTGAAGGATAGGTCCGACTATCCGGGCGAGCCGAAGTATCAGGAAGCAATGGATGAGCCGACTGCGCTCAGTCTCGCACTCAAAGTGCTCAAAGCTCGAAAGGGCGATGCCTACGGATACGCCGCCCTGCTGGTTGGTCATTGTGCGACCGCCGAGGAATTACCAAAGACCATCCGTGAAATCCTCACGACTATCCATGACAAACTGCAGGCTGTTCCTGAGGACCTCGACGCTCCTTCACTGCTCGCGCCCGAGGCCTCCGCAGAATGA